A stretch of the Amia ocellicauda isolate fAmiCal2 chromosome 10, fAmiCal2.hap1, whole genome shotgun sequence genome encodes the following:
- the upf3b gene encoding regulator of nonsense transcripts 3B gives MKEDKENARPKEKKVDIRCEDNEKPDKATKERREAMTKIVIRRLPPSLTKEQLEEQLQPLPEVDYLEFFANDTSLYPHLFSRAYINFKNQEDIVLFRDRFDGYVFIDNRGQEYPAIVEFAPFQKIAKKKSKKKDAKAGTIEEDPDYKKFLENYNGDEEKLTSTPETLLEELEARTKELVAKKTTPLLDFLKNKQRIREEKREERRRRELERKRLRDEERRKWREEDRRKRKEVEKHRRGDKNHDKDRDKSKEEPKIKLLRKPEKGDDVDPDKPKEKVKKAEKEKIKEERAFTGGELKKRPNSGIHEDRKKVDEDGRKDYRERDVDRDRDRDRDRRQKEKERIRRQDEERRRRRDRHEVENTYRRRDEDGKKEKDHTWEKKKSENAADSTVNSDKPERATKDDKKDEPTKRDRLRNKDRPAIQLYQPGARSRIRTTDPPTGERKAESETKSAQEKGEE, from the exons GAGGCTATGACAAAG ATTGTCATTCGCCGTCTTCCGCCTAGTCTGACTAAGGAGCAGCTGGAGGagcagctgcagcccctgcCAGAGGTCGATTACCTGGAGTTTTTCGCCAATGACACCAG CTTGTACCCACACCTTTTCTCCAGAGCCTACATCAATTTCAAGAACCAGGAAGACATTGTTCTGTTCAGGGACCGCTTTGATGGATATGTCTTCATTGATAACAGAG GTCAGGAGTACCCAGCCATTGTCGAGTTTGCGCCTTTTCAGAAGATTGCCAAAAAGAAGAGCAAGAAGAAAGATGCGAAAGCTGGGACCATTGAAGAAG ATCCAGACTATAAGAAGTTTCTGGAGAATTACAACGGAGATGAGGAGAAGTTAACATCTACTCCTGAAACGCTACTGGAAGAACTGGAGGCCAGGACAAAAGAATTAGTAG CCAAAAAAACGACTCCTCTTTTGgacttcttaaaaaataaacag AGAATCAGGGAGGAGAAGCGAGAGGAGAGGCGGAGGAGAGAGCTGGAGCGCAAGCGTCTACGCGACGAAGAACGTCGAAAATGGCGAGAAGAGGACAGGAGGAAACGCaaagaagtggagaaacacaggaGAGGAGACAAGAACCACGACAAGGACAGGGACAAGTCAAAGGAGGAGCCAAAGATTAAG ctCTTGAGGAAGCCAGAAAAGGGGGATGATGTTGACCCTGATAAGCCCAAAGAAAAGGTGAAGAAAGCAGAGAAGGAGAAGATTAAAGAGGAGAGGGCTTTCACGGGGGGCGAACTAAAGAAACGTCCTAACAGTGGGATCCACGAGGACAGGAAGAA GGTAGATGAGGATGGCCGTAAGGACTACAGAGAGCGGGATGTGGACCGGGACCGTGACCGAGACCGAGACAGGCGACAGAAAGAGAAGGAGCGCATAAGACGGCAGGATGAGGAGCGGCGGAGGAGGAGGGATCGCCACGAAGTGGAGAACACATACCGCCGACGAGACGAGGACGGCAAGAAGGAAAAGGATCACACCTGGGAGAAGAAGAAGAGTGAGAACGCTGCGGATTCTACTGTGAATAGTGACAAGCCCGAAAGAGCCACCAAAGATGACAAGAAAGATGAGCCCACAAAGAGGGACCGCCTGAGGAACAAG GATCGGCCAGCCATACAGCTGTACCAGCCTGGGGCCAGGAGTCGTATCCGGACAACAGACCCACCGACCGGAGAGAGGAAGGCTGAGAGCGAGACCAAGAGTGCCCAAGAGAAAGGAGAGGAGTGA
- the rpl39 gene encoding large ribosomal subunit protein eL39 — translation MSSHKTFRIKRFLAKKQKQNRPIPQWIRMKTGNKIRYNSKRRHWRRTKLGL, via the exons ATG tcatcacaCAAGACCTTCAGGATCAAGCGCTTCCTCGCTAAGAAGCAGAAGCAGAACAGGCCCATCCCGCAGTGGATCCGCATGAAGACTGGCAACAAGATCAG GTACAACTCCAAGAGGAGACACTGGAGGAGAACCAAGCTGGGCTTGTAA